A genomic stretch from Anaerolinea thermophila UNI-1 includes:
- a CDS encoding Yip1 family protein — translation METEPAKSGKMSWYQVMAQVYSQPSVESYQDVVSCQGIRFSRVYLWIFSSTLLAMLIPLVLYYATGGKIVHDDLKRTFLLGNAGMGIYFAAGVGTALLAPLIFMAGAGILHWLAQRLGGTGHFEPLVFLLGAVYTPGNLLDQLLEGFLPPVLGLVFRLGLLLIMAYLSILSVKAVHRLSWGKAVLVFAIPVLIIALLSGCYLGFLLLGR, via the coding sequence ATGGAGACCGAACCTGCCAAATCGGGCAAAATGTCATGGTATCAGGTCATGGCGCAGGTGTACTCCCAACCCTCGGTGGAGTCGTATCAGGATGTGGTGTCCTGCCAGGGTATCCGATTTTCCAGAGTGTACCTGTGGATTTTCAGCAGTACCCTCCTCGCCATGCTGATTCCCCTGGTGTTGTATTATGCCACCGGCGGAAAAATCGTCCACGATGATTTGAAACGCACGTTTTTGCTGGGCAACGCCGGGATGGGCATTTATTTCGCGGCAGGGGTAGGCACCGCTCTCCTGGCACCTTTGATCTTCATGGCTGGCGCAGGCATTCTTCACTGGCTGGCACAGCGGCTGGGAGGAACCGGGCACTTTGAACCGCTTGTGTTCCTGTTAGGCGCCGTTTACACCCCGGGAAATTTGCTCGATCAGTTGCTGGAAGGCTTCCTGCCCCCCGTGTTGGGGTTGGTGTTTCGGCTGGGATTGCTTCTTATCATGGCATATCTGTCCATCTTGAGCGTGAAAGCCGTCCACCGGTTGAGTTGGGGCAAAGCCGTGCTGGTGTTTGCAATCCCTGTGCTGATCATTGCGCTTCTGAGCGGGTGTTACCTTGGCTTCCTGCTCCTTGGAAGGTAA
- a CDS encoding glycosyltransferase yields MNGLPTLSLFEHAPQMAVFFLTLGVFIALSNFFLVRRLGDYPAPNTFPRVSVLVPARNEEANIEACLRSLLTQDYPNYEVLALDDHSTDGTGAILARLAAEFPHLRVLKGEPLPPGWLGKHWACHQLAQAAQGDLLLFTDADTRHAPAMLRRAVAAQVAEDADLLTAFPYEEAHSWGEKLIIPVMGFGIFSFLPVALAQRLGWRGLSVTIGQFMLFRRSAFEAVGGFAAVRAHAVDDVALGRRILEQGFRWRLLDATEEVHCRMYHNLREAVDGFTKNVFAFFDYHVLLYVLAWTWVSICFLEPPLALMGAALNFPLTDFPLPLAQIAVVETLFLWVIAAMRFRFPPLVILFYPLSIALFVMIAVRSLVFTLQGKAEWKGRALSRPALRW; encoded by the coding sequence ATGAACGGCTTACCGACCCTCTCTCTTTTCGAGCATGCCCCGCAGATGGCGGTGTTTTTCCTGACCCTGGGGGTGTTCATTGCCCTGTCCAATTTCTTCCTCGTCCGCCGTCTGGGCGATTATCCCGCGCCCAACACCTTCCCGCGTGTCTCGGTGCTGGTGCCGGCGCGCAACGAGGAAGCCAACATCGAAGCCTGCCTGCGTTCCCTGCTGACGCAGGACTATCCTAACTATGAGGTGCTGGCGCTGGATGACCACTCCACCGATGGCACGGGGGCGATTCTGGCGCGGCTGGCGGCGGAGTTCCCGCATCTGCGCGTGCTGAAGGGCGAGCCGCTCCCGCCGGGCTGGCTGGGCAAGCACTGGGCGTGCCATCAACTGGCGCAGGCGGCGCAGGGCGACCTGCTGCTCTTCACCGACGCCGATACCCGCCACGCTCCCGCCATGCTGAGGCGCGCTGTGGCGGCGCAGGTGGCGGAGGACGCCGACCTGCTCACCGCCTTCCCGTATGAAGAGGCGCATTCCTGGGGGGAGAAGTTAATTATCCCGGTGATGGGCTTCGGCATCTTTTCCTTCCTGCCGGTGGCGCTGGCGCAAAGGCTGGGCTGGCGCGGGCTTTCGGTGACCATCGGGCAGTTCATGCTCTTCCGCCGTTCGGCGTTTGAAGCCGTGGGTGGGTTTGCCGCCGTGCGCGCTCACGCCGTGGATGACGTTGCCCTGGGGCGGCGCATTCTGGAACAGGGCTTCCGCTGGCGTCTGCTGGATGCCACCGAAGAGGTGCATTGCCGCATGTACCACAATCTGCGCGAGGCGGTGGACGGCTTTACCAAGAACGTCTTTGCTTTCTTTGATTACCACGTCCTGCTCTACGTGCTGGCATGGACGTGGGTGAGCATTTGTTTCCTTGAGCCGCCGCTGGCGCTGATGGGTGCGGCGCTGAACTTTCCATTGACGGATTTCCCCCTGCCGCTGGCGCAGATTGCCGTGGTGGAGACGCTCTTCCTGTGGGTCATTGCCGCCATGCGCTTCCGCTTCCCGCCGCTGGTCATCCTCTTCTACCCGCTGAGCATTGCCCTGTTCGTGATGATTGCCGTGCGCTCGCTGGTCTTTACCCTGCAGGGAAAGGCGGAGTGGAAGGGGCGCGCGCTTTCGCGTCCTGCCCTGCGCTGGTGA
- a CDS encoding ligand-binding sensor domain-containing protein — translation MKFRLVLLILFCLAVLPVHPVHASASLEAPPPRFQRLSVDEGLSNAAVMCILQDRDGFLWFCTQNGLNLYDGYRFTIFRPDPANPYSLQSSIVLAGVETPDGALWFGTDGAGLARYDKATQRFTHYRHDPADPRSLPNNSVWSLFVDSQGALWVGSRGGLSRWDGEGRDFTTYLPNPNDARPLSKWVLRIGEDSTGSLWVGTRYGLNRLDSQTQIFSVFLPDPKNPGAISSEQVWAIYQDSRGTLWFGTRFGGLVRFDPVTESFTAYRHDPANPASISDDTVWDILETPDGMLWLGTEKGGVNRFDPLTGRAEAFRTSPNNPESLSSDDIYRLFQDRSGVLWAGSRNGGLNKLSPVRQRFRLLKAQPGEENGLSTSNISAVWTRGDGVLWIGTQGGGLNKLNRRTGEITVYRADPANPNSLGGDTITAFYQDRADTLWIVTSGGGLSRMDIPSETFTTYRRNPDDPASLPSNFLTSIVPAGQGRFWLGTLGFGLVLFDPFTGKAQTYRHQAAKPASLMDDTINALLADGDRGLWIGTHRGGLDYLDFRSGEFHHALHNPANPRSLSDNTVFSLYRDRQGTLWVGTLSGLNRYDPALPGFRAYHLADGLPNETVYGIREDETGCLWLSTARGLARLDPSSGEVLTYTLEDGLQSNQFNIYSDFRAPDGELFFGGPGGLNAFYPAQLSRNEAPPSIVFTGFSLFNQPAPVGSEVLPQDINTLSEISLPYDQNVFSIEFAALDYQSPAQNRYQYKLEGFDRDWLPAGAHRTATYTNLNPGTYTFLVRASNNDGVWNEKPRAIHITIRPPWWQTRVFYGLTLMGLIGLVLGIIRWRTAEMRRRTRELERAVCERTHELSEANRKLEGEIDERIAVQRELERLVRTDPLTGVFNRGHFFASLDEEFAREQAWERRRYAVILLDVDHFKRVNDQYGHLVGDQALITIADILRKNVRMRDIVARYGGEEFVIYMPETSVGEARAVAERIRRVIEEQTRVLHGFPVTASMGIAVKSSEEEGTRFDEVLQRADTALYTAKHRGRNCVVVYGEAEGEREQN, via the coding sequence ATGAAATTCAGGCTGGTTCTTCTGATTTTATTTTGTCTTGCAGTCTTACCGGTTCATCCCGTCCATGCCAGCGCCTCCCTCGAAGCCCCTCCACCCCGCTTTCAACGCCTCAGTGTAGATGAAGGACTGTCCAACGCCGCTGTAATGTGCATCCTGCAGGATCGTGATGGCTTCCTGTGGTTTTGCACCCAGAACGGTTTGAACCTGTACGACGGCTATCGGTTCACCATCTTCCGCCCCGATCCCGCCAATCCTTACAGTTTGCAATCCAGCATCGTGCTGGCAGGCGTGGAGACGCCCGACGGCGCGCTCTGGTTCGGCACCGATGGCGCCGGACTGGCGCGCTACGACAAAGCCACCCAGCGCTTTACCCATTACCGCCATGACCCTGCTGACCCGCGCAGTCTGCCCAACAACTCGGTATGGTCGCTCTTTGTGGATTCGCAGGGTGCGCTGTGGGTGGGTTCGCGCGGCGGGCTGAGCCGCTGGGATGGCGAGGGCAGGGACTTCACCACTTACCTGCCCAATCCCAACGACGCGCGCCCGCTGAGCAAGTGGGTTCTGCGCATTGGCGAGGATTCCACGGGCAGTCTGTGGGTGGGTACGCGCTACGGCTTGAACCGCCTGGACTCCCAAACGCAAATTTTCTCCGTTTTTCTGCCCGACCCGAAAAATCCCGGCGCCATTTCCAGCGAGCAGGTGTGGGCAATTTATCAGGACAGCCGCGGGACGCTGTGGTTTGGCACGCGCTTCGGCGGGCTGGTGCGCTTCGACCCGGTGACCGAGTCCTTTACCGCCTACCGCCACGACCCGGCTAACCCTGCCAGTATCAGTGATGATACCGTTTGGGATATTCTGGAAACTCCCGACGGCATGCTCTGGCTGGGTACGGAGAAGGGTGGAGTTAACCGCTTTGACCCGCTCACCGGCAGGGCGGAAGCCTTCCGCACCTCGCCCAACAACCCGGAGAGTTTGAGCAGCGATGACATCTACCGCCTTTTTCAGGATCGCTCCGGCGTGCTGTGGGCGGGAAGCCGTAACGGCGGGCTGAACAAACTTTCTCCCGTGCGCCAGCGCTTCCGTCTGCTCAAAGCCCAGCCGGGCGAGGAGAACGGGCTGAGCACCAGCAACATCTCTGCGGTGTGGACGCGCGGCGACGGCGTCCTCTGGATTGGCACGCAGGGCGGCGGCTTGAACAAACTGAATCGGCGTACCGGCGAGATTACCGTGTACCGTGCCGACCCCGCCAACCCCAACAGCCTGGGGGGCGATACTATCACCGCTTTTTACCAGGACCGCGCCGATACGCTGTGGATTGTCACCAGCGGCGGCGGGCTGAGCCGTATGGATATTCCTTCCGAGACCTTCACCACCTATCGGCGTAACCCCGATGACCCCGCCAGTTTGCCCAGCAACTTTCTCACCTCTATTGTTCCTGCCGGGCAGGGCAGGTTCTGGCTGGGCACGCTGGGCTTCGGGCTGGTGCTGTTTGACCCGTTTACCGGCAAAGCCCAGACCTACCGCCATCAAGCCGCTAAACCTGCCTCGCTGATGGATGATACCATCAACGCCCTTTTGGCGGACGGCGACCGCGGACTGTGGATTGGCACGCACCGCGGCGGGCTGGATTACCTGGATTTTCGCAGCGGCGAATTTCACCATGCTCTGCATAACCCCGCCAATCCGCGCAGTTTGAGCGATAACACAGTGTTTTCGCTCTACCGCGACCGGCAGGGGACGCTGTGGGTGGGCACGTTGAGCGGTTTAAACCGCTACGACCCGGCTCTGCCGGGCTTCCGAGCCTATCACCTGGCGGACGGACTGCCCAATGAGACCGTGTACGGCATTCGGGAAGACGAGACGGGCTGTCTGTGGCTCAGCACGGCGCGTGGGCTGGCGCGCCTGGACCCATCCAGCGGCGAGGTGCTCACCTATACCCTGGAAGACGGCTTGCAGAGCAATCAATTTAACATTTACAGCGACTTCCGCGCTCCCGATGGCGAGTTGTTCTTCGGCGGTCCGGGCGGACTGAACGCCTTTTACCCCGCGCAGTTGAGCCGCAACGAGGCGCCCCCCTCTATTGTCTTTACCGGTTTTTCGCTGTTCAATCAGCCCGCTCCGGTGGGCAGTGAGGTGTTGCCGCAGGACATTAATACTCTGAGCGAGATTTCGCTTCCGTACGACCAAAACGTGTTCTCCATCGAGTTTGCCGCGCTGGACTACCAGAGCCCGGCGCAAAACCGTTACCAGTACAAACTGGAAGGCTTTGACCGCGACTGGCTGCCTGCCGGGGCGCATCGCACGGCAACTTACACCAACCTCAACCCGGGGACGTACACCTTCCTGGTGCGGGCGTCCAACAACGATGGGGTGTGGAATGAAAAGCCTCGTGCCATTCACATCACCATCCGCCCGCCGTGGTGGCAGACCCGGGTATTTTACGGCTTGACGCTGATGGGGTTGATTGGGCTGGTGCTGGGCATCATCCGCTGGCGCACGGCAGAGATGCGCCGACGCACGCGGGAACTGGAGCGCGCCGTGTGCGAGCGCACCCATGAGTTGAGCGAAGCCAACCGCAAACTGGAAGGGGAAATTGATGAGCGCATTGCCGTTCAGCGCGAACTGGAACGTCTGGTGAGAACCGACCCGCTGACCGGCGTGTTCAACCGCGGGCACTTCTTTGCCTCGCTGGATGAGGAGTTTGCCCGGGAACAAGCCTGGGAGCGTCGCCGCTACGCCGTCATCCTGCTGGACGTGGATCACTTCAAGCGGGTGAACGACCAGTACGGGCACCTGGTCGGCGACCAGGCGCTGATTACCATTGCTGATATCCTGCGCAAGAATGTGCGCATGCGCGACATCGTGGCGCGCTACGGGGGTGAGGAATTTGTCATCTACATGCCCGAGACGAGTGTGGGAGAGGCGCGGGCGGTGGCTGAGCGCATCCGCCGGGTGATTGAGGAACAAACCCGCGTCCTGCACGGTTTCCCGGTCACTGCCAGCATGGGCATTGCGGTCAAAAGCAGTGAGGAGGAGGGGACGCGCTTTGACGAGGTGCTTCAGCGCGCCGATACTGCCCTCTACACCGCCAAACACCGCGGACGCAACTGCGTGGTGGTGTACGGGGAAGCAGAAGGGGAGCGGGAGCAGAATTGA